In Syntrophomonas wolfei subsp. wolfei str. Goettingen G311, a single window of DNA contains:
- a CDS encoding FAD-dependent oxidoreductase, translated as MNNKLLIIGGVAAGMSAASKARRIDSELEITAITDDQYVSYAGCGLPYFIGGKIPEQAQLIARRPEDFAQQNISVKTRVRARLIRPEQKCVVTENLETGQLSEESYDRLLVCTGARPYIPSLEAINLEGIFVLRTIHDSLAIKAYMHQHIPKRALIVGGGYIGLEMVENLLEYGCEVILLERSSHLLPNMDEDMALILTSYLQSRGVEVRTSENLTGFAGDSRVREAFTDKGSLPVDFVLLSMGVVPNSELAAAAGVELGIRNAIRVNDKMESNLPGIYAAGDCATTKHLVSGQEVYIPMGTTANKQGKVAGENAAGGSARFAGVLGTGIARAMEMELSRTGLCENECRQLGIDFISRRVKSRTAAHYCPVSGEIHVKILAEKPSGHILGAQIVGFAGAAKRIDMLATAITMRATVESLIDMDLAYSPPFSPVWDPVLVALNQF; from the coding sequence TTGAATAATAAGCTTCTCATAATAGGAGGAGTCGCCGCTGGTATGAGTGCTGCTTCCAAAGCTCGCCGGATAGATTCAGAGCTCGAGATTACGGCTATAACGGATGATCAATATGTTTCTTACGCCGGTTGTGGATTGCCTTATTTTATCGGGGGAAAAATCCCGGAGCAAGCACAATTGATTGCTCGCCGGCCAGAAGATTTTGCCCAACAAAATATTAGCGTAAAAACTCGGGTCAGAGCTCGATTAATTCGCCCGGAACAAAAATGTGTAGTAACTGAAAATCTGGAAACTGGCCAATTATCTGAAGAAAGTTATGATCGCTTGCTGGTCTGTACCGGGGCTCGCCCCTATATTCCCAGCCTGGAAGCTATTAATTTGGAAGGCATTTTCGTGCTCCGTACTATTCACGACAGCCTGGCTATCAAAGCTTACATGCATCAACATATACCAAAAAGAGCCCTGATAGTAGGCGGAGGTTATATCGGTTTGGAGATGGTGGAAAACCTATTAGAATATGGTTGTGAAGTAATTTTACTGGAGCGTTCCTCTCACCTGTTGCCAAATATGGACGAAGATATGGCTCTTATTTTAACTTCCTATCTACAATCCCGCGGGGTTGAGGTTAGAACCTCCGAGAATTTGACTGGTTTTGCCGGTGACTCCAGAGTACGGGAAGCCTTTACTGACAAAGGCAGCCTGCCGGTAGATTTTGTCCTTCTTTCCATGGGGGTTGTTCCTAATTCTGAGTTGGCAGCAGCGGCTGGTGTAGAACTGGGAATAAGAAATGCTATCCGGGTGAACGACAAAATGGAAAGCAACTTGCCCGGAATCTATGCCGCAGGTGACTGCGCTACCACCAAACACCTGGTTTCAGGCCAGGAAGTCTACATTCCCATGGGGACTACCGCTAACAAGCAGGGCAAGGTGGCCGGGGAAAACGCCGCCGGAGGTAGTGCTCGCTTCGCCGGAGTATTGGGGACAGGAATCGCTCGAGCTATGGAAATGGAATTATCCAGAACCGGATTATGTGAGAACGAGTGCCGGCAACTGGGTATTGACTTTATAAGCCGGCGTGTCAAATCCCGAACCGCTGCTCATTATTGCCCTGTATCCGGAGAGATACATGTAAAAATACTAGCAGAAAAACCAAGCGGTCACATACTCGGAGCTCAAATCGTGGGCTTTGCCGGAGCCGCCAAACGTATTGATATGCTGGCCACAGCCATTACCATGCGGGCCACGGTCGAATCCCTCATAGATATGGATCTGGCTTACTCTCCACCTTTCAGCCCAGTCTGGGATCCGGTGCTGGTTGCCCTGAATCAATTTTGA
- a CDS encoding MFS transporter encodes MSQAKKAFANQLLLFAASIFMMGLYSGLYDPSFNNYLSQVHQLGEVARGGLEFPRELPGFLVVFVFTALAFFADSRIAMLAALIVGISLWGQGFLAPNMRMVVLWMLLWSTGAHLFMVLKSSISLRLTVQGQEGRLLGRLGALEAAGALCGMLAVYLGVSHFHFSFGVIFGVAGTFALLAALCLYLLDPKPIKRPPHYLLFKKKYCLYYLLSILFGARKQVFLTFAPWVLIKVFNTQVQTFALLGLIGTVVSLGFRPLLGKAIDTWGERMVIFLESTILVVICILYGFSLYWFSAQIALVIIMICYIIDQLLFAVTMARTTYLNRIADSRDDVAPTLSMGTTLDHGVSMTIPFAGGIIWALFGFHWVFIAAAVIALLNMVASLFIPGIEEERLSNRGV; translated from the coding sequence ATGTCACAAGCAAAAAAAGCCTTTGCCAATCAACTCCTTCTTTTTGCCGCATCGATCTTTATGATGGGTCTTTACAGTGGCCTTTATGACCCTTCGTTTAACAACTACCTGTCCCAGGTTCACCAGCTGGGGGAAGTAGCCCGGGGAGGCTTGGAGTTTCCCCGGGAACTACCAGGTTTCCTGGTGGTATTCGTATTTACTGCTCTAGCCTTTTTTGCTGATAGCAGGATAGCCATGCTGGCCGCCTTGATTGTTGGAATATCGCTATGGGGACAGGGTTTCTTGGCTCCGAACATGAGAATGGTAGTATTATGGATGCTGCTCTGGAGTACTGGCGCCCACCTTTTCATGGTTTTGAAATCCTCCATCTCCCTACGCCTGACTGTGCAGGGACAAGAAGGTCGCCTGCTGGGACGCCTGGGGGCCCTGGAAGCAGCGGGGGCATTATGTGGCATGCTGGCAGTTTACTTGGGCGTCTCCCACTTTCATTTTTCCTTCGGGGTTATCTTTGGAGTTGCCGGTACCTTTGCCCTCTTAGCCGCTCTTTGTCTCTACTTGCTTGACCCCAAACCCATAAAGAGACCTCCCCATTACCTGCTTTTTAAAAAGAAATATTGCTTGTATTATCTGCTGAGCATACTTTTTGGTGCCCGTAAGCAGGTCTTCCTTACTTTTGCCCCCTGGGTATTGATAAAGGTTTTTAATACCCAGGTGCAGACCTTTGCTTTGTTGGGACTGATAGGAACCGTTGTCAGCCTGGGTTTCCGCCCCCTCCTGGGGAAGGCCATAGACACCTGGGGCGAGCGCATGGTTATTTTCCTTGAATCCACCATCTTGGTAGTGATATGTATTCTATATGGTTTTTCCCTCTATTGGTTCTCCGCGCAGATAGCTCTGGTAATTATAATGATATGTTATATTATCGACCAGCTTCTTTTTGCCGTGACTATGGCCCGTACTACTTATTTAAACCGGATTGCCGATTCCCGGGATGATGTAGCTCCCACCCTATCCATGGGAACTACCCTGGATCATGGTGTTTCCATGACGATTCCTTTTGCCGGGGGAATAATCTGGGCCCTTTTTGGCTTTCACTGGGTTTTCATAGCCGCAGCTGTAATCGCCTTGCTCAATATGGTGGCATCATTGTTTATCCCCGGAATTGAAGAAGAACGCTTGAGTAATAGAGGAGTATAA
- the trhA gene encoding PAQR family membrane homeostasis protein TrhA, with amino-acid sequence MPESKSRISLPFKDPVSGFTHLLGALLSIWGLVVLIRHAANYGGARYLLAAAIFGASLILLYSASAIYHLVLAPEKTTMILRRIDHMMIYVLIAGTYTPICLIALQGKWGTGLLIAIWILAFIGILLKLLWFNAPRWLSTLFYLLMGWLVIIAIFPLARVIPAIGISWLVIGGVLYTLGAIIYATKWPRISSRIFGFHEIFHLFVMGGSLSHFWLVFRYVMVL; translated from the coding sequence ATGCCAGAATCCAAAAGTAGAATATCCCTTCCCTTTAAAGACCCGGTTAGTGGCTTTACCCATTTGCTGGGAGCCCTATTATCTATCTGGGGACTGGTAGTACTGATTCGCCATGCAGCTAATTATGGCGGAGCCCGTTACCTGCTGGCAGCGGCTATTTTTGGAGCCAGCCTGATTCTCCTCTACAGTGCCAGTGCCATATATCACCTGGTGCTGGCCCCGGAGAAAACTACTATGATACTCCGGCGAATTGACCATATGATGATCTATGTTCTTATTGCCGGAACCTATACCCCTATATGTTTGATTGCTCTGCAGGGCAAATGGGGAACCGGTTTGCTGATTGCGATATGGATTCTGGCCTTTATTGGCATCCTGCTCAAGCTACTGTGGTTTAACGCCCCCCGCTGGCTGTCAACCCTTTTTTATCTTCTCATGGGCTGGCTGGTCATTATTGCCATCTTCCCTCTTGCCCGGGTTATTCCGGCTATCGGTATCAGCTGGTTGGTTATAGGAGGGGTTCTGTATACGCTGGGAGCTATTATCTATGCCACCAAATGGCCCCGTATAAGTTCACGTATTTTTGGTTTTCATGAAATTTTTCACCTATTCGTTATGGGCGGCAGCTTATCCCATTTCTGGCTGGTATTCAGGTATGTTATGGTATTGTAA
- a CDS encoding DUF2953 domain-containing protein, protein MNLWLLLLLVLSFSFILLMFTPIRYELGFANHSNFNLYATIGQGFFFLLTLEKTAGRFDYKLRVLNIPCSLPRDSRNSEDNKSKEYRPGSSSPLTLLGNLLHNKTYQPLLKLIRKLWHHGKPQRLQIKGQYGFNEPHNTSWANILLLLLSSDSPHYQIELDPVWDEEKFDMEAFLNGSITLAVVFWHLLVFLFSPPFWKFFMELSQVRKNQKIKCDRREHQLCPTGRFP, encoded by the coding sequence ATGAACTTATGGCTGTTGCTTTTGCTCGTATTATCTTTCTCTTTTATACTCCTCATGTTTACACCCATACGATACGAACTGGGTTTTGCCAATCATAGCAACTTTAATTTGTATGCCACCATAGGGCAGGGATTTTTCTTTCTTCTTACCCTGGAAAAAACAGCCGGTAGATTCGATTATAAGTTGCGTGTCTTAAATATTCCCTGTTCATTACCCCGGGATTCCCGGAATAGTGAGGATAACAAAAGCAAAGAATACAGACCTGGTTCTTCTTCACCCCTAACCCTGCTGGGTAATTTACTACATAATAAAACCTACCAGCCATTATTAAAGCTTATCCGTAAGCTATGGCATCATGGCAAACCCCAACGCTTGCAAATTAAAGGGCAATACGGGTTTAACGAACCGCATAATACCTCCTGGGCCAATATACTGCTTTTATTATTGTCTTCAGACTCGCCCCATTACCAAATAGAACTGGACCCAGTCTGGGATGAGGAAAAATTTGATATGGAAGCCTTTCTTAACGGCTCTATTACCCTGGCAGTAGTATTCTGGCATTTGCTTGTATTTCTGTTCAGTCCTCCATTCTGGAAGTTTTTTATGGAATTGTCCCAGGTTCGCAAAAATCAAAAGATAAAGTGCGACCGTAGGGAACATCAGTTGTGCCCGACAGGGCGCTTCCCATAG
- a CDS encoding GerW family sporulation protein, translated as MDVNQNIATLFEQLDRFFKTETVFGEAMQVGNVSLIPVISISFGAGTGAGNGKDAKGSDGSGGGGGAGGKITPTAVIVVRNEEVSVLPLSNRGYVDKIVEMVPELIDRIPHKKPKE; from the coding sequence ATGGATGTCAATCAAAACATCGCTACCCTTTTTGAACAACTGGACAGATTCTTCAAAACTGAAACCGTCTTCGGGGAAGCCATGCAGGTTGGCAATGTTTCCCTTATCCCGGTCATTAGTATCAGTTTTGGCGCCGGTACCGGAGCAGGTAACGGGAAGGATGCCAAAGGTTCTGATGGCAGCGGCGGGGGAGGAGGAGCCGGCGGCAAAATAACTCCAACCGCAGTAATAGTAGTAAGGAATGAGGAAGTCAGCGTTTTACCCCTTTCCAACCGGGGATATGTTGACAAAATCGTGGAAATGGTACCGGAATTAATTGATAGAATCCCCCATAAGAAACCCAAGGAATGA
- the dut gene encoding dUTP diphosphatase, whose amino-acid sequence MTTIDVKFKKLVDWAKIPEYETRGAAGCDLAVAIQEEIILYPSEVRSLPTGLAMMIPPGYEAQIRSRAGMAGKGIVVANAPGTIDSDHNGEVKILLLNVTDKPIRVLPGQKVAQIVFAPVVQASFSSDI is encoded by the coding sequence GTGACTACAATCGATGTGAAATTCAAAAAATTGGTTGATTGGGCTAAAATACCGGAATATGAAACCAGAGGAGCCGCTGGTTGTGATTTGGCCGTTGCCATACAAGAAGAAATCATACTATATCCTAGCGAAGTAAGGAGCCTACCAACCGGTTTGGCCATGATGATTCCCCCAGGCTATGAAGCCCAGATAAGGAGTCGAGCGGGTATGGCCGGGAAGGGAATCGTAGTAGCCAATGCGCCAGGTACGATTGATAGTGACCATAATGGCGAAGTTAAGATACTGCTGCTAAATGTGACTGACAAACCGATTCGGGTATTGCCAGGTCAAAAAGTAGCCCAGATAGTTTTTGCACCGGTCGTTCAAGCAAGTTTTTCCAGTGATATCTAG